The genomic region CATCACACCACTTGTATCCATATTTAGGACCTGCTCCTGTCCCAAATTTAGCTGCAGGCCTCTAGAAAAAACACAGGTACTGCAGAGAATTAAACCAGCAACTGACTGTGCTGAGCATGCTCCTCTAAATCAACTTGAACCATTCTCTCAGCATGTTCTCCCCTTGGCATTAGCATGGTATTTGCAAagcaccaaaacccaaacaaccttTACCGGGCACTCTCCCAGCTATGAGATCCATATTCTGGGGATATTGCAATTGTAAGCACCATGTTCCTGCTTCTCCCTAAGGTCATTTCTACCACTGCAAAATGTGCAGTTTTTCGTGTCCTCCACCTCCATGGTGTTGGATATTAACAAAAACCTTACAGGGGGTGAACTATGCCATGTGCAGCACCTAACTTTCAGCACAAGAAGATTATAAAACAATTATTGCACTGACTACAGAAATAAGAGATCAGTACACCAGAAagtgtttgcagaaaaaaaaaaatgtctaaaatatAGGACATTccagaaaagaataataaaaaaaaaatcataaaccACAGAAATTGTACAAGAAACTTTAAACTTGTAAAATATTATTAGTAGTGCAGACACTGGACACTAAGATTTAACTTTTTGTTGTAATCCAAAGGAAAACATAGGTGTTGATTCCACAGTGCTTACAGTACCATATGTGCCCTTGGTCAGTGGCTGATAATGGACTTCAATGAGGAGCTTCTACCACTGCCTTTGCAGTGTCTGGAACAGGTCTGCCTCTGATAAAACCGAGGCCGAGAGTTCCAGTATGGTAACAACTTAAAGTGTTAACTTGCAGCTTGGGGAGGAAGCAGACTGTGAGCATGCAGTGCAAAAAATAGTCAAAGATTCTTTAGGATTAAGAGTTACAATACCTCAAAATGTTACAACATCTCAAAATACTTTGCAAATACAGGCAACTACCAACAGGGGAAGTAGCTGGAAGTACAAGGTAATGCAAGCCAGTGCCGATATTGGTAGTGAAGCCCAAGCATCCTATGTCCCAACACTAACTACAGTAGCTCTGTGTCCCTTAAAGGCCAGTAAAGAAAGACAACCAATTCAACAGAAGATTGGATGACAACCTACATCTTTTTCCTGGATGGTACACTCCTTGCAGTAGTAGGCATCAGACACCCCAGGACCCCCGCAGATCACACAGCGCCCTTGGTAGGAGCCGTAGTTACACTCATCACATATGCGCACCAGGGTGCAGGGCCGCACGTAGGAGTCACAGATCACACATTTGCCATCACCTGCAAGTACAGCAGAGACTTTGGTGACTGAATGTCCATTTCTCCACAACCTTACATCGAGGGGAAAAGCTTCATGGTCAAAGAACTTGCATGTATACTCAAAGGCAATAAAATGGAACTGCAGACAGTTATTTAACTTGTGGGCACAGGTGCAACTTTGTATTTGCACAGACTTGAGAGGAACAAAGGCCAGTAGCCTGTAATATTTGAGTTTTTTAACTTATTCATGCATTCACAAATCAGAGAAGAAACACCAAGTAACTTTTGTGATTAGCTAACACCTGCTTAGATCATACCACTACTTTTACTCTGGaacttttcctgtatttttcacttgtaGAAAAGATGCTGTACAGACTGGACTACTGTCCTTACCTACACAGAAGCTGCACTGTAAGCTTCTCCAACAGTGCCACATCAACAAAAGTCTGGAGTTACTATCCCCAAAGAGATGAGGTAAGAGATTGTACTCATGGTCCCTGTAATCCTTCATCTGTGAGAAGGCCAAAGAAAGGGCAAACTGGAATAAACAGCCACTTCACAAAGGTTGCTCTTGCTTTCTCAGAAGGAACTGAGTGAAATTCAAGTTCTCATATCATACAGGCAAGCAGCCATCAGATGCCACTGACAgcctctgctgtgctggatCTTATCCAAAACGCTGACCTAGGGATGAAAGGCTTCATATCCTATTACCAGTTCCCAAGGCATCTAATCCTGACTCCCACAAACAGCTCATCTAACCTGCTCCTAAATCCCCAGCACGACAGCCCTCAACTACTACCAATGGGAACCCGTTTCACTGCTAAGTGTTCTCGAAAACAATCTTATTGCTTCAGATTGTGTTCCTTCCCACTTTGCTTATTTTCATACCATTTTTGAGCCATGAACTAGTTGCCTTGTTTGCTGTGTTTCCCTACAAGGTCCTAATGACAGATCATACTCACTCTCCTCTTCTACAGATGAGCACTGGCATTTGTTTCGGTGTGATTCTGTGGGGGGTTTTATGCTCTAACTCTGGATGCCACCCACCTTCCCCTGCTTTCTTATTCTCCTAGATGCTGAAGGGAACCTCTCTTAAGGTGTGAAGAAGTCGGGTTCCAaaaatgtgtggttttttttttcctcctctgaaatgATCAGGCTGATCATTTTGTATTACAGATCACAAGGAATCAATTAAGAAGTCACTGTAGCCTCAGCTACTGAAAATGCTGACAGCATACATTCTAGAACAGCACCCATTTGGTGTGACAACATACTGGAGCACATAACTTTGTAAGTATACCTTGATTTACACTTGCAAAACACAACTGTTCCCATCTCCAGGAGTGTCATCAAGTTTATGGTTAAAGCAAAGAGTCCAATCCCCAAATCCAAACTGTATGCTCTAACTGCAATTCCATGTTCTCAAGAGACTATATGTAGGAGTTGTACTTACATTTTTCACATAGTCTTCCAATTGctataaaaagaagaagaaaaaacttatttaaggcagaagcaggagaaaaatataaGTAACTACAAGCTTGAATGTCAAATAATTACCTTCTGCAGAAAGAagtcttttaaagaaaagtcaACAACAGAAATAGTTTTAgcataaatacaaataaataatgaacAATCAGATGTATTTACAAAGATCAAAGTTTAGACGCACTGTGAATCTGCAATGACACCCAGTAAGAAAACtatattttcattattccaTTTCAAACGTAGCCAATGCACTCGACTGAAGGAAATCCTACGCGTGTCCTAGCATAGCTTTTACACTggtttaatgagaaaaaaaattttagaaaaatcaagTGTTTCTTTAAGGCAAAGCAAATGCCTTCTTAATTTCGTAACATGAAGATCATTACATCTACCGTAGAAGTCTGTTAAATCTATCTTGGGAGTCTTTTCACTTGTCTAGAAAACTGACAACAATGATGCCACTAATTTGGATAAATGCCATAGATATCAAGTTCTCAAGACCAGATGTACATAGGCACAAAAACTATAGCAATTCAGTTGAAGTTTGAGGGTCAAGGAATTcttcaaactgaaaattaattttcaacaCAGACAGACTGTTTGCTGCATTAAGTATTCTAGAAAGAAGTTGCTTATGGACAGTgcagctgaatattttttttttaaactgaatgtTTACAGTTCTTTCAGACAACTATGTGTTAAGTCTGCACTTccaagatgcagaaaaaaaaaaatcaggaagagcTATCTCAATTTCTAATCATGCACAAGCCTTCTTTAAGATCTATCAGGCCTAATTCTGACCCAAAGGACAAGAATCTCCCCTACGAAGACAAGCTGTGGAAGCTGGAGTTGTTCAGTCTAAAGGAGGCTCTGAAGTGACCTTATAGAGGCTTTCCAACACCTGAaggcctacaagaaaactggTGTGGAACTTTTTGGCACAtgtgtgtagcaagaggacatGGGGCAATAGTTTAAAAATTGAAGAGGGGAGAATTAGTTTaggcattaggaaaaaaatcttccctgtgagggtggtgaggcgctggcacaggttgccctgGGATGTCGTGGCTGCTccgtccctggaagtgttcaaggccaggttggatggggcttggagcaacctggtctggtggcaggtgtccctgcccatagtTGGAACTAGAAGATCTTCAAGgccccttccaaaccaaactactatatgattctatgaataaaaGCTCATCATAAAGCTATAACCTGGAAGATAACTTTCCCGAGCAGCCAGAGGAATGCTCCCAGAAGTGGCTGCAGCCTTCTGCTCATTCTCATGGCTGCGCTGGTATACGGCCAACGTCACCAGGAGTAAAGAAAAATCAACTTCTTATTTTCCCGTGTACAGCCACCTATGTCAcctgccttccctctgccctgagGAGCGAGAATGGCTACCGTTCCGCAGGCCTTAAAGCCACTCAGCCCCTACCGAAAGAGGCCCAGGAGCTCCCTCCCGTCAGGACGGACCTGCGAGAAGCATATCCGGGACAAGAGTAGCACCAAAGTCCTTCCCTAAGAACTGTCCCCCTCCTACTACGAGGGAAGAACCCATAAAACACGATAGAACGTGcaaatgaaagggaaataaaacagGGAGGAGCCAGGCGCCCGCCGgttcccctttctcctcccctccctcccctgccaggCCTAACGGCCACGCGCGCGCCTAACGGCCCCTAACGGCACTCACACGCGCGCGCCCGCCCGCCCCTCGCCCCGCAGAGGAGAGCGGGTGAGGTGTGGAGgcggggagggaaggggagggggggagaacCGAGCCGGGACTCACCCACGCCCGCCTGCTTGCGGCAGAAGATGAGGTCCGGGTGGTGCTTGGCCATAGCGACGCGACTACCGCTTGGCGCTGCTGATGCCGCCGCCGCTCCGTGCTCTCACCTCCGACCCGCACCTCCCGCCGACCCCGGTCCTGGCCGGGGTGAGGGCAGCGTTCCCTCAGGGCACCGCCACAAACCGAAGCCCCGGAAGGGAGGGATGCCGAAAAAATTCTCTCTGCAAAGCCGCTCCACCGTTGCCTTCTCCCCTTTGGAGAAGACCCTCACCCCGGGCGGGACCCCGCGTTCTGGGGGCGGGTACCTCCCTGCCAGGACCTGCGTGGCTCCGCCCCGCATGCGCCCCTCTTGCCCCCCCCTTCCCGCGCCGGAGA from Heliangelus exortis chromosome 1, bHelExo1.hap1, whole genome shotgun sequence harbors:
- the PHF5A gene encoding PHD finger-like domain-containing protein 5A — translated: MAKHHPDLIFCRKQAGVAIGRLCEKCDGKCVICDSYVRPCTLVRICDECNYGSYQGRCVICGGPGVSDAYYCKECTIQEKDRDGCPKIVNLGSSKTDLFYERKKYGFKKR